The following are from one region of the Theropithecus gelada isolate Dixy chromosome 6, Tgel_1.0, whole genome shotgun sequence genome:
- the LOC112627085 gene encoding protocadherin gamma-A1-like codes for MKIQKKLTGCSRLMLLCLSLELLLEAGAGNIHYSVPEETDKGSFVGNIAKDLGLQPQELADRGVRIVSRGRMPLFALNPRSGSLITAGRIDREELCAQRMPCLVSFNILVEDKMKLFPVEVEIIDINDNTPQFQLEELEFKMNEITTPGTRISLPFGQDLDVGVNSLQSYQLSSNPHFSLDVQQGADGPQHPEMVLRSPLDREEEAVHHLILTASDGGDPVRSGTLRIYIQVVDANDNPPAFTQAQYHMNVPENVPLGTRLLMVNATDPDEGSNGKVTYSFHNVDHRVAQIFHLDSYTGEISNKEPLDFEEYKIYSMEVQAQDGAGLMTRAKVLIKVLDVNDNAPEVTITSVTTAVPENFPPGTIIAVISVHDQDSGDNGYTTCFIPGNLPFKLEKLVDNYYRLVTERTLDRELISGYNITVTATDQGTPALSTETHISLLVTDINDNSPVFHQDSYSAYIPENNPRGASIFSVRAHDSDSNENAQIAYSLIEDTIQGAPLSAYVSINSDTGVLYALRSFDYEQFRDLQLKVMAQDSGDPPLSSNVSLNLFVLDQNDNAPXHDSGHCLAPATLLQPRCLELLPTGSLCQVWTCGSPQLQRGDFALFLQPMCCTYRKDGV; via the coding sequence ATGAAGATTCAGAAAAAGCTGACCGGCTGCAGCAGGCTGATGCTTCTGTGTCTTTCTCTGGAGCTGCTGTTGGAAGCTGGGGCTGGGAATATTCACTACTCAGTGccggaagagacagacaaaggtTCCTTCGTGGGCAACATTGCCAAGGACCTAGGGCTACAACCCCAGGAGCTGGCAGATCGCGGAGTCCGCATCGTCTCCAGAGGTAGGATGCCGCTTTTCGCTCTGAATCCTAGAAGTGGCAGCTTGATCACCGCGGGCAGGATAGACCGGGAAGAGCTCTGCGCTCAGCGCATGCCATGTCTCGTGAGTTTTAATATCCTTGTTGAGGATAAAATGAAGCTTTTCCCTGTTGAAGTAGAAATAATTGATATTAATGACAACACTCCCCAATTCCAGTTAGAGGAACTGgagtttaaaatgaatgaaataaccaCTCCAGGTACCAGAATCTCATTGCCATTTGGACAAGACCTTGATGTGGGTGTGAACTCACTCCAGAGCTACCAACTCAGTTCTAACCCTCATTTCTCCCTGGATGTGCAACAGGGAGCCGATGGGCCCCAACATCCAGAGATGGTGCTGCGGAGTCCCCTAGACAGAGAAGAAGAAGCTGTCCACCACCTCATCCTCACAGCTTCTGATGGGGGTGACCCAGTCCGTTCAGGGACCCTCAGAATTTACATTCAGGTGGTGGATGCAAATGACAATCCTCCAGCATTTACTCAGGCACAATACCATATGAATGTCCCCGAAAACGTGCCACTGGGCACTCGACTGCTCATGGTAAATGCCACCGACCCTGATGAGGGATCTAATGGGAAAGTAACGTACTCCTTTCACAATGTAGACCACAGAGTGGCCCAAATATTTCATTTAGATTCTTACACAGGAGAAATATCAAATAAAGAACCACTAGATTTCgaagaatacaaaatttattcAATGGAAGTTCAAGCCCAGGATGGTGCGGGGCTCATGACTAGAGCTAAGGTACTGATCAAAGTTTTGGATGTAAATGACAATGCCCCAGAAGTGACCATCACCTCTGTCACCACTGCAGTTCCAGAAAACTTTCCTCCTGGGACCATAATTGCTGTTATCAGTGTGCATGACCAGGACTCAGGAGACAATGGCTATACCACATGTTTCATTCCTGGAAATTTACCCTTTAAATTGGAAAAGTTAGTTGATAATTATTACCGTTTAGTGACTGAAAGAACACTGGACAGAGAACTTATCTCTGGGTACAACATCACAGTAACAGCAACAGACCAAGGAACTCCAGCTCTATCTACTGAAACTCACATTTCACTGCTAGTGACAGATATCAATGACAACTCCCCAGTCTTCCATCAGGACTCCTACTCTGCCTACATTCCCGAAAATAACCCCAGAGGAGCCTCCATCTTCTCTGTGAGGGCCCACGACTCGGACAGCAATGAGAATGCACAAATCGCTTACTCCCTAATAGAGGACACCATCCAGGGAGCACCCCTATCTGCCTACGTCTCCATCAACTCCGACACTGGGGTCCTGTATGCGCTGCGATCCTTCGACTACGAGCAGTTCCGAGACTTGCAACTGAAAGTGATGGCGCAGGACAGTGGGGACCCGCCCCTCAGCAGCAACGTGTCGCTGAACCTGTTCGTGCTGGACCAGAACGACAACGCGCCCNGCCATGATTCTGGCCATTGCCTTGCGCCTGCGACGCTCCTCCAGCCCCGCTGCCTGGAGCTGCTTCCAACCGGGTCTCTGTGTCAAGTCTGGACCTGTGGTTCCCCCCAACTACAGCGAGGGGACTTTGCCTTATTCCTACAACCTATGTGTTGCACATACAGGAAAGACGGAGTTTAA
- the TAF7 gene encoding transcription initiation factor TFIID subunit 7, producing MSKSKDDAPHELESQFILRLPPEYASTVRRAVQSGHVNLKDRLTIELHPDGRHGIVRVDRVPLASKLVDLPCVMESLKTIDKKTFYKTADICQMLVSTVDGDLYPPVEEPVASTDPKASKKKDKDKEKKFIWNHGITLPLKNVRKRRFRKTAKKKYIESPDVEKEVKRLLSTDAEAVSTRWEIIAEDETKEAENQGLDISSPGMSGHRQGHDSLEHDELREIFNDLSSSSEDEDETQHQDEEDINIIDTEEDLERQLQDKLNESDEQHQENEGTNQLVMGIQKQIDNMKGKLQETQDRAKRQEDLIMKVENLALKNRFQAVLDELKQKEDREKEQLSSLQEELESLLEK from the coding sequence atgagtaaaagcaAAGATGATGCTCCTCACGAACTGGAGAGCCAGTTTATCTTACGTCTGCCTCCAGAATATGCCTCTACTGTGAGAAGGGCAGTACAGTCTGGTCATGTCAACCTCAAGGACAGACTGACAATTGAGTTACATCCTGATGGGCGTCATGGAATCGTCAGAGTGGACCGTGTTCCATTGGCCTCAAAATTGGTAGACCTGCCCTGTGTTATGGAAAGCTTGAAAACCATTGATAAGAAAACCTTTTACAAGACAGCTGATATCTGTCAGATGCTTGTATCCACAGTTGATGGTGATCTCTATCCACCTGTGGAGGAGCCAGTTGCTAGCACTGATCctaaagcaagcaagaaaaaggataaggacaaagagaaaaagttTATCTGGAACCACGGAATTACTCTGCCTCTGAAGAATGTCAGGAAGAGAAGGTTCCGGAAGacagcaaagaagaaatatattgaaTCTCCAGATGTGGAAAAAGAAGTGAAACGATTGCTGAGTACAGATGCTGAAGCTGTTAGTACTCGGTGGGAAATAATTGCTGAAGATGAAACAAAGGAGGCAGAAAATCAAGGCCTGGATATCTCTTCTCCAGGAATGTCTGGTCACAGGCAGGGCCATGACTCATTAGAACATGATGAGCTTCGGGAGATATTCAATGACCTCAGCAGCAGCAGTGAGGATGAAGATGAGACCCAGCATCAAGATGAAGAAGATATAAACATCATTGACACTGAGGAAGATCTGGAGAGACAACTACAGGACAAGCTAAATGAATCAGATGAACAGCACCAGGAAAATGAGGGAACCAATCAGCTGGTTATGGGAATTCAGAAGCAGATTGACAACATGAAAGGCAAGCTCCAAGAGACCCAGGACAGGGCAAAACGACAAGAGGATCTCATCATGAAAGTGGAAAATCTGGCTCTCAAGAACAGATTTCAGGCTGTACTGGATGAGCTCAAACAAAAGGAAGACCGAGAAAAGGAGCAACTCAGCTCTTTGCAAGAAGAGCTAGAATCACTCCTAGAGAAGTAA